Proteins encoded by one window of Nicotiana tomentosiformis unplaced genomic scaffold, ASM39032v3 Un00151, whole genome shotgun sequence:
- the LOC104116936 gene encoding intracellular ribonuclease LX-like, translated as MMKPQKSLLIKIFVVQCLLVLCVAQDFDFFYFVQQWPASYCDTRRSCCYPTTGKPDEDFSIHGLWPNYENGKWPQNCDRESSLDESEISDLISTMEKNWPSLACPSSDGVRFWSHEWLKHGTCSALGERAYFQAALDFRKKSNLLENLKNAGINPRNGEHYTLESIKKAIEEGVGHSPYIECNVDTQGNHQIYQVYLCVDKTATDFIDCPVFPRGRGCGSKIEFPPFSSDHDEF; from the exons ATGATGAAACCTCAAAAATCATTATTGATCAAGATTTTCGTTGTACAATGTTTGTTAGTTCTTTGTGTTGCACAGGACTTTGATTTCTTCTACTTTGTTCAACAG TGGCCGGCATCTTATTGTGACACAAGGCGTAGTTGCTGCTATCCAACAACGGGAAAACCAGATGAAGATTTTAGCATCCATGGTCTATGGCCAAACTATGAAAATGGCAAATGGCCTCAAAACTGCGATCGTGAAAGCTCTTTGGATGAATCAGAG ATCTCAGATCTTATAAGTACAATGGAAAAGAATTGGCCATCGTTGGCTTGCCCAAGTAGTGATGGTGTAAGATTCTGGAGCCATGAATGGCTAAAACATGGGACCTGTTCAGCTCTTGGCGAACGTGCTTACTTTCAAGCTGCTCTTGACTTCAGGAAGAAATCCAACCTTCTTGAAAACCTTAAGAATGCAG GGATTAATCCAAGGAATGGAGAACATTACACTTTAGAAAGCATTAAAAAGGCAATAGAAGAAGGAGTAGGACACAGCCCTTATATAGAATGCAATGTGGATACACAAGGAAACCACCAGATTTACCAAGTTTATCTGTGTGTGGACAAAACTGCAACAGATTTTATTGATTGCCCAGTTTTCCCTCGGGGCCGAGGATGTGGTTCCAAGATTGAATTCCCTCCTTTCTCCTCTGACCATGATGaattttaa